A window of Paenibacillus sp. 19GGS1-52 contains these coding sequences:
- a CDS encoding Gfo/Idh/MocA family oxidoreductase, whose amino-acid sequence MGKIVFGLLGGGWRAEFYLRIARELPEQFAVAAMYVRNTDKAESLRETWGIAVYSTLEEFISAGGYSFAVVSLKRDVSKDYILKLSRAGIPVLAETPPAENLKQLIELWNGVGRSAIVQIAEQYLFQPMHAARIRLARSGVLGEISQAQVSAAHGYHGISLMRQLLGIGYQNVAIRGQKFQSPIVNGPQRSGPPTSERIVQSEQMIATFDFGDKLGLFDFVGDQYFSWIRGNRMLVRGDRGELRDHEVSWLQSYDTPLYSTLRRVDTGHGGNLEGFYLKGIMGDGEWLYRNPFTPARLSEDEIAIAESLLRMGQHVQGGPSFYSLAEGSQDQYLALLLEQAVNTGEVLVSESQPWSKG is encoded by the coding sequence ATGGGGAAAATCGTTTTTGGATTGCTTGGCGGGGGCTGGAGAGCGGAATTTTATTTGCGGATTGCCAGAGAGCTTCCGGAACAATTTGCCGTTGCAGCCATGTACGTTAGAAATACGGATAAAGCTGAAAGTTTAAGGGAAACTTGGGGAATAGCAGTCTACAGCACGTTAGAGGAGTTCATTTCAGCTGGAGGATACTCCTTTGCCGTTGTGAGTCTGAAACGCGACGTTAGCAAGGACTATATTCTCAAGCTTAGCCGTGCCGGAATTCCAGTATTGGCGGAGACTCCTCCTGCGGAGAATCTGAAGCAATTAATTGAACTATGGAACGGAGTTGGCCGTTCGGCAATCGTACAGATTGCCGAGCAATATCTGTTTCAGCCGATGCATGCTGCCAGAATAAGGCTGGCCCGTTCCGGAGTACTTGGAGAAATCAGTCAGGCCCAGGTATCTGCAGCACATGGGTATCATGGAATCAGCCTGATGCGACAGCTCCTCGGTATTGGATATCAAAATGTTGCGATTCGTGGTCAGAAATTTCAGTCGCCCATTGTGAATGGGCCACAGCGCAGCGGACCCCCAACTTCAGAAAGAATTGTTCAATCTGAACAGATGATTGCTACTTTTGATTTTGGAGACAAGCTGGGGCTATTTGATTTTGTGGGAGATCAGTACTTCTCCTGGATTCGCGGAAACCGCATGCTGGTGCGTGGAGACCGTGGAGAGCTCAGAGATCATGAGGTTTCTTGGCTACAGAGTTATGATACGCCGTTATATAGTACATTGCGTCGGGTGGATACCGGACATGGCGGTAATCTGGAAGGGTTCTATCTTAAGGGAATTATGGGGGATGGAGAGTGGTTATACCGCAATCCATTTACCCCGGCCCGATTAAGCGAAGATGAGATTGCGATCGCAGAAAGTCTGCTCCGAATGGGACAACATGTTCAGGGAGGACCTTCCTTTTATAGTCTGGCAGAAGGCAGTCAGGATCAATATTTGGCACTGCTGCTGGAACAGGCGGTAAACACAGGCGAGGTGCTCGTTTCGGAAAGCCAGCCTTGGTCAAAAGGGTAG
- a CDS encoding ATP-binding protein, which produces MKRQREEANARTNETMEHIKSLYHIVETSSQHDFMNIGQVITDYVVKLTKLDKALFWFAQKSGEPAPQSQQSGWPQEEERFLFSELEKYEHEWRLQREPVFKSLPGLGDFLFMPVRMSTRFVGMIGVKLESSEGLEGRRWYIQQLMFLSELSAIILERHELGVIENRLIITNEQNRIADEMHDSVSQSLFGIVYATHSLKQTWRKMEEALLEEQIELIHDSATKVAKELRITIYSLSSKKSGGPTWIGMVRSHLKSLSRLNDVEIELKITGDDFSLPYPYHKALFRIISEATGNAIRHGAASRVEVELSLKPNWIRLSISDDGVGFDTDLLWTESEDNTGGLGMKNMQYLTQSFGGDFQLSSNENAGTRILISIPVGVSELKKA; this is translated from the coding sequence ATGAAGCGCCAGCGAGAGGAAGCGAATGCCCGCACAAATGAAACGATGGAGCATATCAAGTCGCTTTATCACATTGTGGAAACCTCTAGTCAACATGATTTCATGAATATTGGTCAAGTGATTACAGATTATGTGGTGAAGCTTACGAAACTGGATAAAGCATTGTTCTGGTTCGCCCAAAAAAGTGGGGAACCTGCTCCGCAGAGCCAGCAGAGCGGTTGGCCGCAGGAAGAGGAACGTTTTCTTTTTTCAGAACTGGAGAAGTATGAGCATGAATGGCGGTTACAGCGGGAGCCCGTATTCAAAAGCTTGCCGGGGCTCGGAGACTTTCTGTTTATGCCTGTACGGATGAGTACCCGATTCGTAGGTATGATTGGAGTTAAACTGGAATCTTCCGAGGGATTGGAAGGCCGCAGATGGTACATCCAACAATTGATGTTTCTGTCTGAGCTGAGTGCAATTATTCTTGAACGCCATGAACTTGGCGTGATTGAGAATCGGTTGATCATCACCAACGAGCAGAATCGGATTGCAGATGAAATGCATGACAGTGTGTCACAGAGTCTTTTCGGCATTGTGTATGCCACGCATTCTCTGAAGCAGACCTGGAGAAAGATGGAAGAGGCTCTACTGGAAGAACAAATTGAGCTTATTCATGATTCGGCGACCAAGGTTGCCAAAGAATTGCGGATTACCATTTATAGTCTTAGTTCCAAGAAGAGCGGTGGTCCTACCTGGATCGGCATGGTAAGATCACATCTAAAAAGCTTATCCAGATTAAACGACGTGGAAATCGAGCTTAAAATAACGGGTGATGATTTCAGTCTCCCTTATCCATATCATAAGGCGCTCTTCCGGATTATATCCGAGGCAACGGGCAATGCCATTCGTCATGGCGCTGCCAGCCGTGTTGAGGTTGAACTGTCACTAAAGCCAAATTGGATCAGGCTATCGATAAGCGACGATGGAGTTGGCTTCGATACGGATCTGTTATGGACCGAATCCGAGGATAATACGGGCGGACTCGGGATGAAGAATATGCAATATTTGACTCAATCGTTCGGTGGTGACTTTCAATTGTCCAGTAATGAGAATGCGGGCACAAGAATTTTAATTTCAATCCCTGTCGGTGTGTCTGAATTAAAGAAAGCATAA
- a CDS encoding family 20 glycosylhydrolase, with protein MTNHSLLLLPNPRELTLSEGFFHIPATGSIVLAHATDRSAMPAARKLQQVISQVLQLGLPLSIGTRSAVLSVCNFSYNPELPAQGYEILIEESGISVFYSSPEAAFYAVATLKQLLEQSGRTIPKLHIRDEPDFGARGVMVDISRNKIPKQETLYRIVDLMADLKMNQLQLYIEGSPFAYESFPQVSELETPITGEEILLLDAYCQERYIELVPNQNSFGHMEDWLSRPEFNQLAEVPEGFMLPEEMYAADFYPEGLYMQPGTFHTEDPAVISLLGKMYDDLLPYFSSSLFNVGCDETYELGLGKSKALAETQGKGRLYLSFLQKIHELVVSRGKTMQFWGDIIIQYPELIAELPKNIIAMEWGYTAEHPFEADTKKFRDAEIPFYVCPGTNSWNSLTGRSDNMLANLRSAAIHGRNNGAIGYLITDWGDFGHWQHLPVSYAGFVYGAAVAWSVDTNQQADVTGYLNRSIFHDQSENIGQLLLDLGNYYKLESPIIRSNDTEMSMLLRSNLDNVLMVEQLTEEHLERLEVYIKQIDDRLGGLSLECDDAELVLKELKNGIHFVKHAIQLGRIKRMLASEPQLIDPQFITEQIKDLDLLLHQYRQLWTERNRLGGLEQSTSKLIRLRSQYENLTAILSGSAQK; from the coding sequence ATGACTAACCATTCACTATTACTTCTTCCTAATCCGCGTGAACTTACGTTGTCTGAAGGATTCTTTCATATCCCCGCAACTGGAAGCATTGTGCTGGCCCATGCCACAGACCGCAGCGCTATGCCTGCTGCTCGTAAGCTCCAGCAGGTAATCTCACAAGTTCTACAGCTGGGCCTGCCTTTATCCATAGGTACTCGTTCAGCAGTTCTGTCTGTTTGTAACTTTAGTTATAATCCTGAACTTCCTGCACAAGGCTATGAAATCCTTATTGAGGAGAGCGGTATTTCGGTATTCTATAGTTCTCCGGAGGCAGCTTTTTATGCAGTAGCAACATTGAAGCAGCTATTAGAACAGTCGGGTAGAACTATTCCAAAACTGCATATCCGGGACGAGCCAGACTTTGGAGCCAGAGGTGTAATGGTCGACATCAGTCGGAACAAAATACCGAAGCAAGAAACGCTGTACCGGATCGTTGATCTTATGGCCGACCTGAAGATGAATCAACTGCAGCTATATATAGAAGGTTCTCCATTTGCCTATGAGTCTTTTCCACAGGTTTCAGAGCTTGAAACACCGATCACCGGTGAGGAAATTCTGCTGCTGGATGCTTATTGCCAGGAACGTTATATTGAACTGGTTCCTAACCAGAACAGCTTCGGACACATGGAAGATTGGCTTTCCCGACCTGAATTCAATCAGTTGGCAGAAGTCCCTGAAGGCTTCATGCTGCCCGAGGAAATGTATGCTGCTGACTTCTATCCCGAAGGATTATATATGCAGCCCGGAACCTTTCATACAGAAGATCCTGCCGTCATCTCTCTTTTAGGTAAAATGTATGATGATCTGCTGCCATACTTCAGCTCTAGTCTATTCAATGTGGGCTGCGATGAAACCTATGAACTAGGACTTGGTAAAAGCAAAGCACTCGCCGAAACGCAAGGCAAGGGCCGGCTCTATTTATCTTTTCTGCAGAAAATTCATGAACTGGTAGTCAGTCGCGGTAAAACGATGCAATTCTGGGGCGATATCATTATCCAATACCCAGAGCTGATTGCTGAGCTCCCCAAAAATATTATTGCTATGGAATGGGGCTATACTGCCGAGCATCCATTTGAAGCAGATACTAAAAAATTCCGTGACGCCGAAATTCCGTTCTATGTCTGCCCTGGGACCAACTCTTGGAACTCCCTTACGGGACGTAGTGACAACATGCTGGCCAATCTGCGCAGCGCAGCTATTCACGGTAGAAATAATGGTGCCATTGGCTATCTCATCACGGATTGGGGTGATTTCGGCCACTGGCAGCATCTTCCAGTCAGCTATGCCGGATTCGTATACGGTGCCGCAGTTGCGTGGAGTGTAGATACCAATCAGCAAGCTGACGTTACAGGATACTTGAATAGATCCATTTTCCATGACCAATCAGAGAACATCGGCCAGCTCCTACTGGATCTCGGAAACTATTATAAGCTCGAATCCCCAATTATACGTTCGAACGATACGGAAATGTCCATGCTGCTGCGCAGTAATCTGGATAATGTACTTATGGTTGAACAGCTTACAGAAGAACACTTAGAGCGCTTGGAAGTATATATCAAACAAATTGATGATCGACTGGGTGGTCTCTCTCTGGAATGTGATGATGCCGAGCTTGTCCTGAAGGAGCTGAAGAACGGTATTCATTTTGTGAAGCATGCAATACAGCTTGGCAGAATCAAACGAATGTTGGCTTCTGAGCCTCAACTCATTGATCCTCAGTTCATCACGGAGCAGATTAAGGATCTCGACTTACTCTTGCATCAATATCGACAGCTCTGGACTGAACGCAACCGACTTGGCGGTTTGGAGCAAAGCACTTCAAAGCTAATTCGTCTGCGCAGCCAATACGAGAATTTAACAGCTATTCTTTCTGGCTCAGCACAGAAATAA
- a CDS encoding Wzz/FepE/Etk N-terminal domain-containing protein: MERTILDYINLIKKKLWLIMVFVLISCATTYYVSKNFVVPVYSASGQLLVNNIANVPESNNLNNLNFSLNLIESYKDILKSPTIMKSVTAAHPEFNLSEGQLAGMLQLKSSEKSQVINLSIQDESYTKAAEIVNAVSQTFIRSLPSLMKVDNVTLLTPADPTDTPGPVNGGFMMNIIISFVVSLMAALGIIMLMETLNGTLRSEKEAEFDLGLPVIATIATIRKRDLGKSAASKARLGEGAYVTAE, from the coding sequence GTGGAAAGGACGATTTTGGATTACATTAACCTGATTAAGAAAAAGTTGTGGTTGATCATGGTATTTGTATTAATCTCATGCGCTACTACCTACTATGTCAGCAAGAACTTTGTTGTACCCGTCTACTCCGCCTCCGGACAGCTGCTGGTTAACAACATTGCAAATGTGCCTGAGAGTAATAACCTTAACAATTTGAACTTCAGCCTCAATCTCATTGAGAGCTACAAGGACATTCTCAAATCGCCAACGATTATGAAAAGTGTAACAGCGGCTCACCCGGAATTCAATCTATCAGAAGGTCAATTGGCTGGCATGCTGCAGCTCAAATCTTCAGAGAAAAGTCAGGTCATTAATCTGAGTATTCAGGATGAAAGTTACACCAAGGCTGCCGAAATTGTAAATGCGGTTTCGCAGACGTTTATTCGCAGCTTACCGTCACTGATGAAAGTGGATAATGTAACATTGCTGACACCTGCTGATCCGACGGATACTCCCGGGCCAGTCAATGGCGGCTTTATGATGAACATCATCATCAGCTTTGTAGTCTCGCTAATGGCTGCATTAGGAATTATTATGCTGATGGAAACACTCAACGGTACGCTCCGTTCCGAGAAAGAAGCAGAATTCGATCTCGGCCTGCCGGTCATTGCTACGATCGCAACGATTCGCAAACGCGATTTGGGTAAGTCAGCAGCTTCTAAAGCAAGATTAGGGGAGGGCGCTTATGTTACGGCTGAATAA
- a CDS encoding helix-turn-helix domain-containing protein → MPKVMDYMVSPYPIRIIDPKVESSRLKLKAIRIGQAGHLPGRTLFRSGVFFELWAVVYIASGNGSYTENGGKEQQVREGSLFFFRPGHSYSYGPPPGGSWDEYYINFSGTRVSEWLESGLIVGGMVFQTDATQELLTTFEEVLKRMDGGIPVDADRAVVLLEGMLLECSGIIKKNNRSSQVDLMPELREDLNSCVYGELDVQQIAAKHHISMSTLRRQVRRSSGYPLYEYIHRLKMAEAKHLLLNSSLQVKEISGLLHYSDSFYFSRLFKKYMGISPQLCRGNV, encoded by the coding sequence ATGCCCAAGGTCATGGATTATATGGTCAGCCCGTATCCGATACGAATTATTGACCCCAAGGTTGAATCCTCTAGGTTGAAGCTAAAGGCGATCCGGATTGGACAGGCTGGTCATTTACCTGGAAGAACTTTATTTCGTTCAGGTGTTTTTTTTGAGCTGTGGGCTGTTGTGTACATAGCGTCTGGAAATGGCTCTTATACGGAGAATGGCGGCAAAGAGCAGCAGGTACGTGAGGGCAGCTTGTTTTTTTTTCGTCCAGGACATAGCTACAGCTATGGGCCACCACCGGGAGGGAGCTGGGATGAGTATTATATTAATTTTAGCGGAACACGTGTGTCTGAATGGCTTGAATCCGGTCTTATTGTCGGGGGAATGGTATTTCAGACAGATGCTACTCAGGAACTACTGACTACTTTCGAAGAAGTTCTGAAGCGAATGGACGGTGGTATTCCCGTAGATGCTGATCGGGCGGTCGTGCTCTTAGAAGGAATGCTGCTGGAATGTTCGGGGATTATTAAAAAGAATAACCGATCTTCACAGGTTGATCTTATGCCGGAGCTTCGAGAGGATTTGAATTCCTGTGTGTATGGTGAACTGGATGTGCAGCAGATTGCTGCCAAGCATCACATTTCCATGTCAACACTTCGTCGTCAGGTAAGGCGCAGTAGCGGCTATCCTCTGTATGAATATATTCACCGCCTAAAAATGGCTGAAGCAAAGCACCTGTTGCTGAATTCTTCGCTGCAAGTTAAGGAGATTTCCGGCTTGCTGCACTATAGTGATTCGTTCTATTTCTCACGGTTATTTAAGAAGTACATGGGCATTTCACCTCAATTATGCCGGGGTAATGTATAA
- a CDS encoding sugar transferase produces MSMQKLPEDYEYVLPKLYMLHAKEGTREADSYLFMKRMIDIFFSALGLLVLLPLFVVVAVLIKLEDPKGKVFFRQNRVGKDEKQFPMYKFRSMVSNAEELKQNLMAYNEVSGAMFKIKNDPRITRTGRFLRKSSIDELPQLWNVLVGNMSLVGPRPPLPDEVAQYSEYDKQRLTVTPGCTGYWQVNARNSVGFEEMVQLDLTYIHIRSTMLDLKIIAKTGLMLLGSKDAY; encoded by the coding sequence TTGAGCATGCAAAAACTGCCGGAAGATTACGAGTACGTCCTGCCGAAACTTTACATGCTGCACGCCAAAGAAGGAACGAGAGAAGCAGATTCTTATCTGTTTATGAAACGGATGATCGACATCTTTTTCTCCGCTCTTGGACTTCTCGTGCTGCTGCCGCTGTTTGTTGTAGTAGCCGTCCTAATCAAGCTGGAGGACCCGAAAGGGAAGGTATTCTTCCGGCAGAATCGTGTAGGCAAAGATGAAAAACAGTTCCCCATGTATAAGTTCCGCTCTATGGTATCCAATGCCGAAGAGCTAAAGCAGAACTTGATGGCCTATAACGAGGTAAGTGGTGCGATGTTCAAGATTAAGAATGATCCACGCATTACACGGACTGGTAGGTTTCTGCGCAAGAGTAGTATAGATGAGCTTCCACAGTTGTGGAATGTATTGGTTGGGAATATGAGTCTTGTGGGTCCCAGACCTCCACTGCCAGACGAAGTAGCGCAATATTCGGAATATGATAAGCAACGTCTTACTGTTACCCCCGGCTGCACCGGCTACTGGCAGGTTAATGCCAGAAACAGTGTTGGCTTTGAAGAAATGGTGCAGCTAGATCTAACCTACATTCATATCCGGAGCACCATGCTGGACCTGAAGATCATTGCCAAAACAGGCTTGATGCTGTTGGGTTCCAAAGATGCTTATTAA
- a CDS encoding NHLP leader peptide family RiPP precursor translates to MVSEAILRNQVIQKAWEDPIFKQKLLTDPKLALKEALGVIIPDSVTLKTLEEGSNEFYLVIPPSPSSGVMKTDLTTLGSW, encoded by the coding sequence ATTGTGTCAGAAGCAATTCTTAGAAATCAAGTGATCCAGAAGGCATGGGAAGATCCGATTTTTAAGCAAAAACTACTCACAGATCCGAAATTAGCCCTCAAAGAAGCGTTAGGCGTTATCATTCCCGACAGTGTTACCTTGAAGACGTTAGAAGAAGGTTCTAATGAATTCTATCTCGTAATTCCTCCAAGTCCATCCTCAGGCGTAATGAAGACCGATCTTACAACACTCGGTTCTTGGTAA
- a CDS encoding response regulator transcription factor produces MKIVIVDDHPLVRRGLAAVILMQPNLQFAGEATNGQEALQVIEETQPDLVLIDLKLADESGLDVIKAARARGVVSKFILLTSSASREDFLKAEEVLVDGYVLKEALPEELLFAIQLVYKGRKYYDPGLMEDKMRMSGSSPTDELTPKEKEVLIELGQGACNRDIASRLFISEFTVKKHVSQILAKLQVADRTQAALYANAVGITKYEMSFE; encoded by the coding sequence GTGAAAATCGTCATTGTAGATGATCACCCTTTAGTGAGAAGAGGATTGGCAGCGGTCATTTTGATGCAACCAAATCTACAGTTTGCTGGTGAAGCCACGAATGGCCAAGAAGCGCTTCAGGTAATAGAGGAGACGCAACCGGATCTTGTGCTGATTGATTTGAAGCTTGCTGATGAGTCGGGGCTGGATGTAATTAAAGCTGCGCGTGCGCGGGGGGTAGTCAGTAAGTTCATTCTGCTAACTTCTTCAGCGAGTCGGGAAGATTTCCTGAAAGCGGAAGAAGTGCTGGTCGATGGATATGTGCTGAAAGAAGCACTGCCCGAGGAACTGTTGTTTGCTATTCAATTAGTATATAAGGGACGCAAGTATTATGATCCTGGTCTGATGGAAGACAAAATGCGAATGAGCGGCAGCAGCCCAACCGATGAACTGACCCCGAAAGAGAAGGAAGTCCTGATTGAGCTGGGACAGGGTGCTTGCAACCGCGATATTGCCTCGCGCCTCTTTATCAGTGAATTTACCGTTAAAAAGCATGTCAGCCAGATTTTGGCGAAGCTGCAGGTTGCAGACCGTACACAGGCGGCTCTGTATGCAAATGCGGTAGGAATCACCAAATACGAAATGTCTTTTGAATAA
- a CDS encoding glycosyltransferase: protein MREYGVVPRLSIIICTYNRSALLIKTLQSLLLLENLEQAEIIVVDNHSKDDTAASVGEFIEAHGAKLDIYYMLEPVQGLSAARNTGILASKSKWIAFLDDDAIPCKTWITTIINTFGSKPEVMAMGGKIAPIFETKRPEWLIKPFELPYTIVDLGNRIKDYPGRLHPCGANMAMRKIVFDISLFPLELGRKGDSLISGEESWLFGQIQAEGHSILYHPRMAVNHFVPAQRLTEAWIMKRYYSQGISNAMKSEGVKDNLLLLGKTAAKVLYILADSILSRSQGRKLLNKCRLESIRGTLHMIWNRKRQSAAG from the coding sequence ATGCGTGAATACGGAGTCGTTCCCCGTTTATCCATTATCATTTGTACTTACAATCGATCGGCTTTGCTAATTAAGACACTTCAGTCCTTATTATTACTGGAGAATTTAGAGCAGGCCGAGATCATTGTTGTAGATAATCACTCTAAGGATGATACGGCAGCTTCTGTGGGAGAGTTCATCGAAGCACACGGAGCTAAATTAGATATCTATTACATGCTGGAGCCAGTACAAGGATTATCAGCTGCACGGAATACAGGAATTCTAGCTTCAAAGTCAAAATGGATTGCTTTTCTTGATGATGATGCAATCCCTTGCAAGACATGGATTACTACAATAATCAATACTTTTGGAAGTAAGCCGGAAGTGATGGCTATGGGAGGCAAAATTGCTCCTATATTCGAAACAAAGCGTCCGGAGTGGTTGATCAAGCCGTTTGAACTTCCGTACACGATCGTTGATTTGGGGAACCGGATCAAGGATTATCCCGGACGGCTTCACCCGTGCGGCGCTAACATGGCTATGCGCAAGATTGTATTCGATATCAGCTTGTTTCCGCTGGAGCTAGGTAGAAAGGGAGATTCCCTAATATCCGGTGAAGAGTCCTGGTTATTCGGACAGATTCAGGCAGAAGGACACTCCATTCTCTACCATCCGCGAATGGCGGTTAACCACTTCGTTCCGGCACAACGTTTGACCGAAGCATGGATTATGAAAAGATATTACAGCCAAGGCATATCCAACGCGATGAAGAGCGAAGGTGTAAAGGACAATCTGCTCCTGCTAGGAAAGACGGCTGCTAAAGTATTATACATACTAGCCGATTCGATCCTCTCAAGAAGTCAGGGAAGAAAACTTCTGAACAAATGCAGGCTGGAGAGTATTCGCGGAACTCTTCATATGATCTGGAACCGGAAGAGGCAATCTGCAGCGGGGTGA
- the galU gene encoding UTP--glucose-1-phosphate uridylyltransferase GalU — protein MKKVKKVIIPAAGLGTRFLPATKAMPKEMLPIINKPTIQYIVEEAIASGIEDIIIVTGKGKRAIEDHFDNAFELESRLLEDGKLELLKEVQRSSKVEIHYIRQKEPKGLGHAVWCARKFIGDEPFGVMLGDDIVTGQIPCLKQLMDQYEETQNSVIGVQVIPDEFTNRYGIIEPDQQDGRLYRVNNFVEKPPLGTAPSNLAIMGRYVFTPKIFKYLEMQEKGAGGEIQLTDAIQKLNQSERVYAYNFEGTRYDVGERLGYILTTLEFALQSEDLRYQVMDAMAEWLSKAGQPTIG, from the coding sequence ATGAAAAAGGTGAAAAAAGTAATCATCCCCGCAGCAGGGCTAGGAACTCGCTTTCTTCCTGCGACGAAAGCTATGCCTAAGGAAATGCTGCCGATCATCAACAAACCTACCATTCAATACATTGTAGAGGAAGCCATTGCTTCCGGTATTGAAGACATCATCATTGTTACTGGTAAAGGGAAAAGAGCGATTGAAGATCATTTTGATAACGCATTTGAATTGGAATCCCGCTTGCTGGAAGATGGAAAGCTGGAACTGCTTAAAGAGGTTCAGCGTTCTTCCAAGGTGGAGATTCACTATATACGCCAAAAAGAACCTAAAGGTTTAGGCCACGCTGTATGGTGCGCAAGAAAATTTATCGGTGACGAACCCTTTGGCGTTATGTTAGGCGATGACATCGTAACAGGACAAATACCTTGCCTTAAGCAGTTGATGGACCAATATGAGGAAACTCAGAATTCAGTAATTGGTGTACAAGTGATTCCAGATGAATTTACCAACCGTTATGGCATTATCGAACCTGACCAGCAGGACGGACGATTGTACCGCGTTAACAATTTTGTCGAGAAGCCACCGCTCGGAACAGCACCTTCCAATTTGGCTATCATGGGACGTTACGTGTTCACACCTAAGATTTTTAAATATTTAGAAATGCAGGAAAAGGGTGCCGGAGGCGAGATCCAACTGACGGATGCCATCCAGAAGCTGAATCAAAGCGAACGGGTATATGCTTATAACTTTGAGGGTACGAGATACGATGTTGGTGAACGCCTCGGCTATATTTTGACAACATTGGAATTCGCTTTGCAAAGTGAGGATTTACGTTATCAAGTAATGGATGCAATGGCGGAATGGTTAAGTAAAGCTGGACAGCCTACTATCGGTTAA
- a CDS encoding CpsD/CapB family tyrosine-protein kinase codes for MLRLNNSLIADINPSSHISESFRSLRTYIRQLAVMQGTGGKVLLFTSAEGGEGKTTMLSNLAVSFVQDGKKVAVVDCNLRHPGLHTVFGIEGSEGLAAYLSGQEESDKISVLGTLANLSVIPAGRSHVSPPDLLGNAKMTILLDELRASYDLVLLDSPPAIDYSDARILAPLVDGVILVAKYGKSKRESLRKVKVLLEQTGSKILGIAMNQTK; via the coding sequence ATGTTACGGCTGAATAATAGTCTCATTGCTGATATCAATCCTTCTTCACATATCTCGGAGTCGTTTCGCTCGCTGCGCACATATATCCGCCAGCTCGCGGTAATGCAAGGGACTGGAGGGAAGGTGTTGCTCTTCACTTCAGCGGAAGGCGGGGAAGGCAAGACAACGATGCTATCCAATCTTGCAGTTTCTTTTGTACAAGATGGTAAGAAAGTAGCCGTTGTCGATTGCAATCTAAGGCATCCAGGGTTGCATACGGTCTTTGGTATTGAAGGTAGTGAAGGACTAGCAGCTTACTTAAGTGGCCAAGAGGAATCAGATAAGATTTCAGTTCTTGGAACCCTTGCGAACCTGTCTGTTATCCCTGCTGGCAGATCCCATGTTAGTCCGCCGGATTTGTTGGGCAACGCTAAAATGACTATTTTGTTGGATGAGCTTAGAGCCTCTTATGATCTTGTCCTGCTCGACTCTCCGCCGGCGATTGATTACAGTGATGCACGAATCTTAGCTCCTCTGGTGGATGGTGTAATCCTGGTGGCAAAGTACGGCAAATCCAAGCGGGAATCCCTTCGCAAGGTGAAAGTATTGCTGGAGCAGACAGGTTCCAAAATTCTCGGTATCGCCATGAACCAAACCAAATAA